Proteins encoded by one window of Modestobacter marinus:
- a CDS encoding putative protein N(5)-glutamine methyltransferase — MSPDPDPAVVARLRAAGCVFAEEEAVLLLAEAASAAELDGLVARRVSGEPLEQVLGWAEFCGLRLAVEPGVFVPRQRTRLLVREAVALAGPGSVVLDLCCGVGAVGAAVAAAVPSIELHAADLDPAAVRCARRNVPGPVHEGDLYGPLPDALRGRVDVLVANAPYVPTEAIALMPPEARDHEARAALDGGADGLDVQRRVAAGAPDWLAPGGALLIETGRQQAPATLAACTGAGLTGRVVEDDDLAATVVVAVRGA; from the coding sequence ATGTCCCCGGACCCGGATCCTGCCGTCGTCGCCCGGTTGCGTGCGGCGGGCTGCGTGTTCGCCGAGGAAGAGGCGGTGCTGCTGCTGGCCGAGGCCGCGTCGGCTGCCGAGCTCGACGGTCTGGTCGCGCGGCGGGTGTCGGGCGAGCCGCTGGAGCAGGTGCTGGGCTGGGCGGAGTTCTGCGGCCTGCGGCTCGCCGTCGAGCCGGGGGTGTTCGTGCCGCGGCAGCGCACCCGGCTGCTGGTGCGGGAGGCGGTGGCCCTCGCCGGCCCGGGGTCGGTCGTCCTGGACCTGTGCTGCGGGGTCGGCGCGGTGGGGGCGGCGGTGGCGGCCGCGGTCCCCTCGATCGAGCTGCACGCCGCCGACCTCGACCCGGCCGCCGTCCGCTGCGCGCGGCGCAACGTGCCGGGCCCGGTCCACGAGGGCGACCTGTACGGGCCGCTGCCGGACGCGCTGCGCGGCCGGGTCGACGTCCTGGTGGCCAACGCGCCGTACGTGCCCACCGAGGCGATCGCCCTGATGCCGCCGGAGGCGCGTGACCACGAGGCGCGGGCCGCGCTGGACGGCGGGGCTGACGGGCTGGACGTGCAGCGCCGGGTGGCGGCGGGGGCGCCGGACTGGCTGGCGCCCGGTGGTGCGCTGCTCATCGAGACGGGCCGGCAGCAGGCTCCCGCGACCCTGGCCGCGTGCACCGGCGCCGGGCTGACCGGCCGGGTGGTCGAGGACGACGACCTGGCAGCCACCGTGGTCGTCGCCGTCCGCGGGGCCTGA
- a CDS encoding HpcH/HpaI aldolase/citrate lyase family protein, with protein MHRGRNVDPGIARSWLLVNGARTELFDEAHQSRADQIVLDIEDAVDPARKPDARADVVEWLSAPGNRAWVRINDHATPFWADDVAALAGLPGLAGVMLAKTEAAEHVTETYDRLGGATPVLALVESALGIEEAVRIASARGAFRLAFGSGDYRRDTGTSADDLAMAYPRSRLVIASRVGGLPGPIDGPTVGTSHPILREQSALTVSLGLTGKLCLQLDQLPVINEVISPAPSDVAWARDFLADFDARGQVIRDGSDLPRLGRARKIEKLATAFGVEPA; from the coding sequence TGCTCGTCAACGGCGCCCGCACCGAGCTGTTCGACGAGGCGCACCAGTCGCGCGCCGACCAGATCGTGCTGGACATCGAGGACGCGGTCGACCCGGCCCGCAAGCCCGATGCCCGGGCCGACGTCGTCGAGTGGCTCTCCGCCCCCGGCAACCGGGCGTGGGTGCGGATCAACGACCACGCGACCCCCTTCTGGGCCGACGACGTCGCCGCGCTCGCCGGGCTCCCCGGTCTGGCCGGCGTCATGCTCGCCAAGACCGAGGCCGCCGAGCACGTCACCGAGACCTACGACCGGCTGGGTGGCGCCACCCCGGTGCTGGCGCTGGTCGAGTCGGCGCTGGGCATCGAGGAGGCCGTGCGGATCGCCTCGGCCCGCGGTGCGTTCCGGCTCGCCTTCGGCAGCGGTGACTACCGGCGCGACACCGGCACCAGCGCCGACGACCTGGCGATGGCCTACCCCCGCAGCCGCCTGGTCATCGCCAGCCGGGTCGGCGGCCTGCCCGGCCCGATCGACGGCCCCACGGTGGGCACCAGCCACCCGATCCTGCGCGAGCAGTCGGCGCTGACGGTCTCCCTGGGCCTCACCGGCAAGCTGTGCCTGCAGCTGGACCAGCTCCCGGTGATCAACGAGGTCATCAGCCCGGCGCCCTCGGACGTCGCCTGGGCCCGGGACTTCCTGGCCGACTTCGACGCCCGCGGCCAGGTCATCCGCGACGGCAGTGACCTCCCCCGCCTCGGCCGGGCCCGCAAGATCGAGAAGCTGGCCACCGCCTTCGGCGTCGAGCCCGCCTGA